The Rosa rugosa chromosome 3, drRosRugo1.1, whole genome shotgun sequence sequence TAATGAAGGCGTGACTATACAACTGCTGGGCCTAGTGGCATTAAAACCATGCCCTACAGAGAATAGAACTTGGGCTCCAGAATAtaaatttcaaaattcaaatagcaacCATTTGGTGCAATGAGTCGAAGTGTCAAACAAAAGCATAGAATCTTAGCAGTCATGTCTGCATAATACACACACAACTAACTTGATGTAAAATTGTCTCATCAGTACGTACTAGTGCGGAATTACATTATTTTGGAAAGACTAGCTATAGTTTCAGTATGCATCAGAGGCTGCTAGTAAGCTCCTGCTCTGATAATATGAAGTTGCACTACTCTTGGCTTGACAAACTCAAAGATCACAGTGTCCCCATGTGAAGTTTTGTTTGCTTTGCATATATTTGACAAGCCCAACCTCATCAGCACACGATCATGGTTAGCACGGAGTCTAAGATGCCATGACATCCCAAATGTATCTTGAATCTTTATGGCCATCCCAGCCTTTAAACCTTCCGCTATGACTACTTCCATCGGAATATACTACAATTCGGAAAACGTACATTGATATATATCAAGgggaaaaacaagaaaaagaaaacaaatgagtAAGTTATACTAACTTTTAAAGTTTGAACAAAAGCAAAAGGATGAGTAATTAACCTACAACACATGCATTCTAGCCAGAACTCTTTTCAGTTCAGATGCATCATCGTTGAAGATTCTCAATCATTAACAAGTAACGTCGGTTCGTTCAAGATCAGTTATGATGGAGATGTTTTTGCATGAACTTATATCAAACCTGTTCAATAATTCATTTCCCAAGTAATGAAGTAAATACATGGAGAATAACTCGGTCACTTGAACCACCTATTATAGCTAGTGTCCTTCCAAAGATTCAAGTGACAGATGAATGTTGCTATGcttcaattaaaaataaagagaaatgTCTTGAAAGATTTATTTTACTATGGCTACATGCTTTAGAATTATTTGAAATGAAAAGAGGGAAAATGTTTTTATTCAGAAAAACAGTTGGCTTGCATATTGGGCGACCAAGTACTCACCACTTCATACAATGTACGTGCCTTCAAAACTCTACAGATAAAAGAATTCTTTGATTGGAATGGAATGGGTCGAACAGAAGTTTCTTCTACATCATCAACTGCTGGTAAATTAAAATGCAGTAAAAGAAGAAGCCATCACAAAATTGTTATAATCAAAAACTTCATAAGCTGTTGAGAAGTAAAAATAGATTAAGAGTATAACCTAGCTAGCAACTTACCCCTTCTTTTGTCAGCATGACTGTCACTTCTCCTTGGCAACTTACCACTTCTTTTGGCAGCAATACCATTACTGTCACTTCTCCTCTTGGCTGCTTTTACATTCTTCTCACAGAAAGTTTTGCCATATATGGTCACATCGAACATGGACACACCATCGTAAccgaaaatcagaaaatccccAACTTCTAGAGGATGATGCTTCACAAATTCCTCCCAACCCTTATGGAAAAACAATCGATTGCCTCTCTTTTCCAATTCCACAACCCAACATTGTCCACTAGGGCCTTTAAGACGACATATGTGCAGTGAGCGTCTGTTCAAGTTCTTGATAAACGCTGATGGTATACGCTGCAAAAGTACCAGATTCTTAAAAAAGAATTCATATACTCAAGACCACACATGAATCCAATCAAAATCATTACATCGATCTACACCATGTTCTTAACCAAAGATTGGTAAAACTATAACTACTTGCAACCAGGCGGAAAATCTCCACAGACCAAACCTCTATATGTATATGCAGGGTCTATAATCACAAATTGATATGTTTCTAACacgaagaaggaaaaagaaacaaaatgtaTTTATGTACTTTGAAGTGGAGTATAAGTGGGGAAAGTACGGTGTTGAAAGAAGGAGTGAGACCCCTTTTTCTTTTATGCAGAAAACTCTCAATGTTGTAGAACCACCTGAAGGAGGACTATGGAAGCAGATTATTTTTTCCTGGATATTAGCTGTGATATATTATATGCAGTGGGCTTTTAAAAAATTTACTAAAGATAACTCTATATGGTAGATTTATTTGGTAAAGAAACTtgttgagttactcatacgagttATGTATTATCCTCAAGTCCTCATCATATCCCGGGCCATTGCAAAAGAATTGAGATTCCTTGCCAAAGAACATCGTACGATACCAGAAAGAAGTGGACTCAAACACTCAAAATATTAGTAATTAAGCTAGCAACCATCAAAGGAAGTTCATGAGCATCAACCAGAATGATTCACCTATAGATGAAATTAAGATCTTCtatgacaaaaagaaaaagaaaaaagcggTAACATACCCTAGTAACATTACTtgcaaagagaaaaagagatcaGAATGATACCAGATGCTGAGAAAAATCACCCATAAGGGCCTTGAAAAATGCTTCTCTTCTTGCTGGATGCTCAGTCTTCCTAGCCATTTGAAGCTGCTTTTGTCCAAACTCCCCAAACTTTCAGCTCTAGAGTTGAAACAAACAGGAAACCAAGGTCAAAACAGAAGAAAGTGGGTAATTTCAATATGAtaattggaagaaaaaaaataataacaagcTGGAAAAAAGAGCCAACCTTGAAGCTTGAAGAAGTAACAAGAAATGCAGAACCAATTGCAAAGTTGCAAAATACTAGAACAGGACTTATAAAATGTAATAAGGCTAGGATAATAAAGGACAATGGAAATAAAAGTCCAAGATGCACAGAAGGCAGAACCACCTTGCCATTATTGGGCAGAAGACTTAACCAAGTAAATTCCCTTGTTGTCCGGCTATAAATGATGTCCTGTGCCATTGGCCAAACCCCCCTGTGCAGTCTGCATTAGCATTCGTCATCAGTCATGCCTATTCTGGGTTCTGAATCCTGAGCACTGGTTAAGCTTTAATAACTGTCCGCCTCTTATTGTGCAAGGTTTCTCTGTTTtggtttattcttttttattgcGCGAAGAGAGCGGTTTAATTTTCTGATGGACTCAAGCTTTGGGCTTAGGCTTGGGGTTTGTTGCCTCTCTTTTGGGCCTGGTATCAGGTCAGGCCGGATAGGGTGACGTGAACACTCTCGGCCTAGCAATGTCATCAAGCATGGCTTGAAAAAGGAAGGGATGAGCTTAAGGACACCTGCATAATCTTATCTCTTGATCAATACTTCTTTTAGCTAAGTCATCAGCTACCATATTTCGCTCCCGATAAATGTGTTGTATGGAAAGAAATTCAAAGGAATGAAGCATAGTCTGACAGTTGGATAACAAGGTTCCCAAAGGATGAAGATCAATATCACAATGCATCATGAGCTGTATAAGAACAGCTGAGTATGTTTCAACTTTAATATGGGTAATACCCAAACTCCTTGCAATGCATAAACCAGTCATATTTATGTTGATCAGTTTCTGATAGGTCTTTTAAATTTTgcttattgattttttttttttttatttagtcGATTCAATTATTGGTTTTAAATTTGTGAATACTCAAAATGAACGCTTAGGTGGAAGATATGGTGTATTCACACTCCATGTTACGTGTGAACATCTTAGCCATTCATGTTGTCTTGATTCAATTTTATGGCTTAGTGgcttagtggttcttgcctagttgggtgtgctccccaacctaggttcgaaccccgaagctgtcaaagtggcgaggcactgtgctgcaatgcacagttggagcatttcacatgcgccgaaggggtttatcttgggcctaggaagtctttgggttccccttgacaaagtcaaaaaaaatgttgtcttgATTCAATTTGTAAtttactaaaaaagaaaaaaattaattaaatattataACTAATTACAATTTATGACCAACTTCGTGGAAACTAGAccacaaaattttcaaaaaagaaggagagcaaaaaaccctaaaaaaagaGCCTGCGAGAAAAATTAAGTTTTCCCCCCTGTCAGGCGGCGAGCCCTTccgccgtcgtcggacgggccttTGTTGGCTTCGTGTGGGTCGGAAGAACGCCGGATTCCTCGAGCGACGTAAGGTTCGGATCGGGGAGATCGTGGTGGCGGGTTTTGAGGTGAGGAAGGGGGAGATCTCGGCGACTGTTGGGTTCTGGTGTGTTCCTCGATGGTCTAGTCGACGGAGTGGATTGGTGGAGCGAGGTCGGAGCCCGCTGGGTGGTGCAGTGTTTGTGGTGGCGTGGCTCGAGTCTGATCAGTTCTGTCAGATCTAGGTTCGTTCCTTTCGACCTGATCTGGTAATGGTTCGGTTTGACAGAGGTTGTGCATTTCCATGGCAAGGCAAGGATAGAAGGATGCTGGTGGGGGGTATCGTCGTCATGGCGGTGCGGATCGGTTTCTGGGTTTGGTCTCTTCGAGCTAACCCTGGGATGGGTCTGTTTGACTGGGCTGATGTGGTTCTGGCGGCGAGGTGCAGTTGGTCCTAGGTGGAGGCTTGGGCCTGGATTGGGTTGGTGTTTTGTTTCTGTGGTGGTGGTCTGGAGGCGCGACCAGATGGGTGACGTTAAGGTGGTGGGGGATGCGTTCTGTTGGGGATTGGCCGGCGATGCTTGGTTGCCGGCGATGGCGGTCTGGGCCTGGTGGTATTTGGGCCTGGGGCAATTCTCCAGGTCTATTAGGTgttgttatttttttataaagtttttagggtttggttttatttaTTGTTGGTAATAAGACACTACTAAAGGTGTGGCAGAGACAGTCTTCTCTTTCGCAGTCTTGggggtcgttcctgttctggagttgggtcagcagcggtggcaAAAAAGtctggcatagacaatcatccttggccttctagtgggtccttcCTGTCTGGGATCGGGTCGGAGGCGATGGCGTTTTGGAGCAGtggtggatggatggtgttgaCAAAAGGGAGGTGATGGTGTTGGTTTTTTAGTCCCAGGTCTGAATGTCCGGTAATCCATTTGGTTgagtttaggtcacaacgagtgttggcttggtcaaTCAACTGTTGGTTAGGAGGACTCTGGTTTGTGAGTTTAgtgtcgacacaagtgagttgtctagtcTTAGAGTTATCACTGGCTGAACGAGAGGTGTGATGTCAaggattcactgctc is a genomic window containing:
- the LOC133735758 gene encoding B3 domain-containing protein At4g01580-like isoform X2, with the translated sequence MARKTEHPARREAFFKALMGDFSQHLRIPSAFIKNLNRRSLHICRLKGPSGQCWVVELEKRGNRLFFHKGWEEFVKHHPLEVGDFLIFGYDGVSMFDVTIYGKTFCEKNVKAAKRRSDSNGIAAKRSGKLPRRSDSHADKRRVDDVEETSVRPIPFQSKNSFICRVLKARTLYEVYIPMEVVIAEGLKAGMAIKIQDTFGMSWHLRLRANHDRVLMRLGLSNICKANKTSHGDTVIFEFVKPRVVQLHIIRAGAY
- the LOC133735758 gene encoding B3 domain-containing protein REM5-like isoform X1, with protein sequence MARKTEHPARREAFFKALMGDFSQHLRIPSAFIKNLNRRSLHICRLKGPSGQCWVVELEKRGNRLFFHKGWEEFVKHHPLEVGDFLIFGYDGVSMFDVTIYGKTFCEKNVKAAKRRSDSNGIAAKRSGKLPRRSDSHADKRRAVDDVEETSVRPIPFQSKNSFICRVLKARTLYEVYIPMEVVIAEGLKAGMAIKIQDTFGMSWHLRLRANHDRVLMRLGLSNICKANKTSHGDTVIFEFVKPRVVQLHIIRAGAY